In Acidobacteriota bacterium, the DNA window GAAAAGGGCCGTGTTTCCCGAGTCGTCGGCGTGGGCAATGTCGGCGCCGGCCTGCAAAAGCATCTCAGCCAGATCGGCGCGGCCCATGGAGGCGGCATGCATAAGGGGGCTGCGCGCGTGCACGCCCGTCCGGTTGGGATCTTCGCCGCCCACCAGCAGGGATTCAACCTGCTCGGCCTCTCCCGAGAGTACGGCTTGGCTCAGCGCCGGTTCTTCCGGCAGACCGGATTGCCTGCCAGGCTGCGGACCGTCGCTGCCAAGACGGCCCCGCACGAGCCACAGCAAGGCCGCAATGACAAGAACACCCAGCGCCAAGGCTGCAATCGCCTTGCGGTTCATCGGCAAACTCCTAACACGAACGCCCCCAGCCGGAGGCGGGGCGAACCCATCAATCAATCAATCAGGCGACCTGTCGCCGGCTCCCGCGGCTTATTCTCGCACAGTCCAGCGGCAAACGGCCTCCTCCCATCCTACCGTGCCCGAGAGGCGCGATGTGGGAGGAGGCCGTATCAGTATTCAACCTGTCGAATCACAGCGAGGGCCGTTAGGGCACCAGGCTCTCGTTTGGTTTGTCAGGCACCCTCAGGCTGCCCAAGAAAGCCAGCACCTCTCGCTGGTCTGTCTCGCTCAGAGCCAGGAAGGCGTCGCGAATGGACTGCGCTTCGCCGCCGTGAGCTTCGATAGCCTCGAACAAGGTGGTGGCGCGACCGTCATGGATGTAGGGCGCCGTGTCGGCGATGCCCCACAGACGGGCGGTGGTGAAATCGGTGTTGGGGATTTCGCCGAATTCGAAGTCCTCTTCAAGACCCGGGCCCATGTTGTGGCGCTTCAGGTCGGCGAAGAGAGGAACCAGGACGCCGCCGTTGGGACCCGCCTTGAAACCGGCTTTCTTCAAGTCGATGTTGGCGTAGACGTTGGCTGTCGGATCGTCGGCAACCTCGGGATGAGCCAGCGGCACCGTTTGGCCGTAGGTCTCGATCACGGGGATGTGGCATCCCGAGCATCCCAGGCTGACAAAGTGGCCGAAGCCGTTCTCGGCTTGCTGGGTCAGGCTGTCCATCTTGGGACGGGGATTGGTCACGTCGAAGACGTGCAGGGCGCTCATCTCGCCGATGGTGACTTCGTCGACGACTCCGTCGCCGTCGGCGTCGACGCCGGCACCCACAACCTCAACCGGCTGCATGCCGAAGTGAAACTGCATGGCGCCGCGGTCGAAGTCGCGCATGGAGAAGTTTTCGCCCTTGCGTCCGAAGGGACGAACGACGAGCACATCCTCAGGCGAGCACCCGATGTGGTCTGCGCACTCCTCGTTCTTCTCGGGAGTGAATCCGATGCCTTCGACGTCGTCCAGGTTGACGTCACCGCCGCCCAGGCTGGTGATGAAACCGAAGTTGACGCCGTGGGTGTCGAGGTTCACCACGGTTCCAGCGGGAGAGGTCTGGGCCACGTCAAGCAGGGCTTGCAGGTCCATGGTCATCTCTTTGCCCAGCAGCTCGACGCCGCCGCCGCCGAAAAGGAAAGGCGGATTGGCAAAACGACCGTTGTAGTCGGCTTCGCCATCAAATACCAGGGGCAAGGACGGGTCATGTCCGGCCACGAAGCTGACACGATCATCGGCCGAATCGGCCACATCGATCAGCGAGGGCATGATGATGGCGTTCTGAACCGCTCCGCCGACGCCGGCAAAGCCGAGAA includes these proteins:
- a CDS encoding di-heme oxidoredictase family protein, which produces MFRKLLLFSFLLTFFAVGLAVAQIDQPNLPDGKTHAQVIQALQQGKLNEVRQRGLAVFSTPFHTADGLGDGPFDPAETDTRAFGMRPTLQGNGTFLRVNGLDAQSCNECHTIVSNAFNPPVLGFAGVGGAVQNAIIMPSLIDVADSADDRVSFVAGHDPSLPLVFDGEADYNGRFANPPFLFGGGGVELLGKEMTMDLQALLDVAQTSPAGTVVNLDTHGVNFGFITSLGGGDVNLDDVEGIGFTPEKNEECADHIGCSPEDVLVVRPFGRKGENFSMRDFDRGAMQFHFGMQPVEVVGAGVDADGDGVVDEVTIGEMSALHVFDVTNPRPKMDSLTQQAENGFGHFVSLGCSGCHIPVIETYGQTVPLAHPEVADDPTANVYANIDLKKAGFKAGPNGGVLVPLFADLKRHNMGPGLEEDFEFGEIPNTDFTTARLWGIADTAPYIHDGRATTLFEAIEAHGGEAQSIRDAFLALSETDQREVLAFLGSLRVPDKPNESLVP